A genomic segment from Polyangium mundeleinium encodes:
- the hemW gene encoding radical SAM family heme chaperone HemW, translating to MEPIGVYVHFPWCLKKCPYCDFVSFAKERDGIEHERYADAILAELERRAGAFEGRTLATVFFGGGTPSLWAPQALGRVLAGIRAATAGRADVDVEVTVECNPSSLDEDRARALVDVGVNRLSVGVQGLEPERLRFLGRLHDADGGLDAVRAAIRAGVPRVSADLIYGVAVPAPEAGPKYLAGGPTQEQSPREAAAEARRVAETGVTHVSAYSLTIEPGTQFGELSRRGRLPIANEDGVAETFFAIEEALSASGLRHYEISNYAREGHEARHNLGYWRGHDYVGLGCAAFGTVSGRGAGVHEGFALRYRNPIDPARYMRAALAGEAEVESEEPLDPQTRLRERIMLGLRLREGFDLERSAAEVGADAWTPSRRQAAERLVKRGKLTIEGGTIRVPRDAWVLADGIAAELF from the coding sequence ATGGAGCCGATCGGCGTCTATGTCCACTTCCCGTGGTGCCTGAAAAAGTGCCCGTATTGCGATTTCGTTTCGTTCGCAAAAGAACGGGACGGAATCGAACATGAGCGGTACGCCGACGCCATCCTCGCCGAGCTCGAACGTCGGGCCGGCGCCTTCGAGGGGCGGACACTCGCGACGGTGTTTTTCGGGGGTGGCACGCCATCGCTCTGGGCGCCCCAGGCGCTCGGGCGGGTGCTCGCCGGGATCCGAGCCGCCACGGCGGGACGCGCGGACGTCGACGTGGAAGTGACGGTCGAGTGCAACCCGAGCTCGCTCGACGAGGACCGGGCGCGGGCGCTCGTCGACGTGGGCGTGAACCGGCTCAGCGTCGGGGTGCAGGGGCTCGAGCCGGAGCGGCTGCGCTTCCTCGGGCGGCTCCACGACGCGGACGGAGGCCTCGACGCGGTGCGGGCGGCGATCCGGGCAGGCGTTCCGCGGGTGAGCGCGGATCTCATTTACGGCGTGGCCGTGCCGGCGCCGGAGGCCGGTCCGAAGTACCTCGCGGGCGGGCCCACGCAGGAGCAGTCGCCCCGCGAGGCGGCCGCGGAGGCGCGGCGCGTAGCCGAGACGGGGGTGACGCACGTGTCGGCGTACAGCCTGACGATCGAGCCGGGGACGCAGTTCGGTGAGCTGTCGCGGCGAGGGCGCCTGCCCATCGCGAACGAGGACGGTGTGGCCGAGACGTTTTTCGCGATCGAGGAGGCGCTCTCTGCGTCCGGGCTCCGGCATTACGAGATCTCGAACTACGCGCGCGAGGGGCACGAGGCACGGCACAACCTCGGCTACTGGCGCGGGCACGACTACGTGGGCCTCGGCTGCGCGGCGTTCGGCACGGTGAGCGGACGAGGCGCCGGGGTGCACGAGGGGTTCGCGCTGCGGTACCGAAACCCGATCGATCCGGCGCGGTACATGCGAGCCGCGCTCGCGGGCGAAGCCGAGGTCGAGAGCGAGGAGCCGCTCGATCCGCAGACGCGGCTGCGAGAGCGGATCATGCTGGGCCTGCGGCTGCGGGAGGGGTTCGACCTCGAACGATCGGCAGCGGAGGTCGGGGCCGATGCCTGGACGCCGTCGCGGAGGCAGGCGGCCGAGCGGCTCGTGAAGCGGGGCAAGCTCACGATCGAGGGAGGGACGATCCGGGTACCGCGGGACGCGTGGGTGCTCGCCGACGGCATTGCAGCCGAATTGTTTTGA
- a CDS encoding tetratricopeptide repeat protein — translation MTLVVALAGEARGQSDEATSWATKQAAELVRQGEAHAARGDGAAATRRLLEAISFDPTYGPAYLALAARHEATGDVVEAERVYTAGLERVAGFAEGHAARGSLRRRLGRLREAAVDFEAALSFVSDHKAALEGLYATYVALSALPAALATSRRMEALAEARGDTAAHKEARARSRALVVLLAEVDPVTAGARDRGPLRSALARHARRGR, via the coding sequence GTGACGCTCGTCGTCGCGCTCGCAGGCGAGGCGCGCGGGCAATCCGACGAAGCGACGAGCTGGGCAACGAAGCAAGCCGCGGAGCTCGTGCGGCAAGGCGAGGCGCACGCGGCGCGAGGGGACGGCGCAGCCGCGACGCGACGGCTGCTCGAAGCGATCTCGTTCGATCCCACGTACGGGCCGGCTTACCTCGCGCTCGCGGCGCGACACGAGGCCACGGGGGACGTGGTGGAGGCGGAGCGGGTGTACACGGCGGGGCTCGAGCGCGTGGCGGGCTTCGCAGAAGGACACGCGGCGCGAGGGAGTTTACGCAGGCGCCTCGGGAGGTTGCGCGAAGCCGCCGTGGACTTCGAGGCAGCGCTCTCGTTCGTCTCGGATCACAAGGCAGCGCTCGAAGGTCTGTATGCGACGTACGTGGCGCTCTCCGCGCTGCCGGCCGCACTCGCGACGAGCCGGCGGATGGAGGCGCTCGCGGAGGCGCGCGGCGACACAGCGGCGCACAAGGAAGCCCGAGCGCGCTCGCGGGCGCTCGTAGTGCTGCTCGCAGAGGTCGATCCGGTGACAGCGGGTGCGCGTGATCGTGGGCCTCTCCGCAGTGCGCTCGCGCGTCATGCGCGTCGGGGGCGATGA
- a CDS encoding polyprenyl synthetase family protein, giving the protein MNQGISPTTAEPATNGNAFLALLTQIKPEIERRIAARFDEKITRARSYGPAIAAMLEAARDLSLRGGKRVRAGLIAAGWIAAGGEGALEPAINAGVAFELLQSYLLIQDDWMDGDPTRRGGPSVHAALAKELGGEHIGATSAILASDMTWGLAVETLVSIAGLPAERRLQVLQVFMRIHEDVVLGQQIDVLGKAEDVEAMHDLKTGSYTMRGPLSIGAALAGGSPELHAALARFAAPLGIAFQLRDDLIGTFGDHAETGKPVGNDIVAGKRTSLVAEADRLANEDERRALAGAHGRADADAAAIAAATRALVTSGARRAVEERQRSLCDAAAKEVASMPVSAGARAILAGVVEALRVRPARSEACS; this is encoded by the coding sequence ATGAACCAAGGCATCTCCCCGACGACGGCCGAGCCCGCCACGAACGGGAACGCGTTCCTCGCGCTGCTCACGCAGATCAAGCCCGAGATCGAGCGCCGCATCGCCGCGCGGTTCGACGAGAAGATCACGCGGGCGCGCTCGTACGGGCCTGCGATCGCCGCGATGCTCGAAGCGGCGCGGGATCTCTCCCTGCGGGGCGGCAAACGCGTGCGCGCAGGGCTCATCGCCGCCGGTTGGATCGCCGCCGGAGGCGAAGGCGCGCTCGAACCGGCGATCAACGCCGGCGTCGCGTTCGAGCTCCTGCAGAGTTACCTGCTCATCCAGGACGACTGGATGGACGGGGACCCGACGCGGCGCGGCGGTCCGAGCGTACATGCGGCGCTCGCCAAGGAGCTCGGCGGCGAGCACATCGGCGCCACGTCGGCGATCCTCGCGAGCGACATGACGTGGGGGCTCGCGGTGGAGACGCTCGTGTCGATCGCGGGGCTGCCGGCCGAGCGGCGGCTCCAGGTGCTGCAGGTGTTCATGCGGATCCATGAGGACGTGGTGCTCGGCCAGCAGATCGACGTGCTCGGCAAGGCCGAGGACGTCGAGGCGATGCACGATCTGAAGACCGGGAGCTACACGATGCGCGGGCCGCTCAGCATCGGGGCGGCGCTCGCGGGCGGATCGCCGGAGCTCCACGCAGCGCTCGCGCGGTTCGCGGCGCCGCTCGGCATCGCGTTCCAGCTCCGCGACGATCTAATCGGGACCTTCGGGGATCACGCGGAGACGGGCAAGCCGGTGGGGAACGACATCGTCGCAGGCAAACGCACGTCACTCGTGGCCGAAGCCGATCGGCTGGCGAACGAGGACGAGCGGCGCGCGCTCGCGGGGGCGCACGGGCGAGCGGACGCGGACGCGGCGGCAATCGCGGCGGCGACGCGGGCGCTCGTGACGTCGGGCGCGCGCCGGGCCGTGGAAGAGCGGCAGCGGTCGCTCTGCGACGCCGCGGCGAAGGAGGTCGCGTCGATGCCGGTGTCGGCCGGGGCGCGTGCGATCCTCGCCGGCGTGGTGGAGGCACTCCGGGTTCGTCCCGCCAGGTCGGAGGCGTGCTCGTGA
- the mvk gene encoding mevalonate kinase, which produces MTGQASAEGAASGKVILFGEHAVVYGSPAIAAGLDRGARAIVTRLPSGPSTLQLGGGTVVADDSSSNDLGRAFSALLKVAPAIPPVHVEARCELPPGGGLGSSAALAVSIARAAEVLARSGEAGPEEDAAIEARVLSRAAAWERIFHGNPSGIDATAAARGGIFRFTRAEGARPITPRHDLVLCVGSTGHPSSTRTTVELIASQHAKDPVLVKRSIDAITSIVGNAVLAIEAGDMRALGDLMNMNQLVLSGLFVSTSELEELCALARSAGALGAKLTGGGGGGCVIALVPPSFRSDGTRDEAREAESAARILDAWRSAEGHYEGFCARIGAGGRSETPGAEGGLS; this is translated from the coding sequence GTGACGGGCCAGGCGAGCGCCGAGGGCGCCGCGTCGGGGAAGGTGATCCTGTTCGGCGAGCACGCGGTCGTGTACGGGTCGCCCGCGATCGCAGCCGGCCTCGATCGCGGAGCGCGCGCCATCGTGACGCGTCTGCCGAGTGGGCCGAGCACGCTCCAGCTCGGAGGCGGCACGGTCGTCGCAGATGATTCGTCGTCAAACGATCTCGGGCGAGCGTTCTCGGCGCTCTTGAAGGTCGCCCCCGCGATTCCGCCCGTACACGTGGAGGCGCGCTGCGAGCTGCCGCCGGGCGGAGGGCTCGGCAGCTCGGCGGCGCTGGCCGTTTCGATCGCGCGCGCGGCGGAGGTGCTCGCACGCAGCGGCGAGGCCGGCCCCGAGGAAGACGCAGCGATCGAGGCTCGTGTGCTTTCGCGCGCGGCCGCGTGGGAGCGGATCTTTCACGGCAACCCTTCGGGCATCGACGCGACGGCGGCGGCCCGAGGCGGGATCTTTCGGTTCACGCGCGCGGAGGGCGCACGGCCGATCACGCCGCGCCACGACCTCGTTTTGTGCGTTGGATCCACGGGGCACCCGTCGTCGACGCGGACGACGGTCGAGCTCATCGCCTCGCAACACGCGAAGGATCCCGTGCTGGTGAAGCGATCGATCGACGCGATCACGTCGATCGTGGGTAACGCGGTGCTCGCCATCGAGGCCGGCGACATGCGCGCGCTCGGCGATCTCATGAACATGAACCAGCTCGTGCTCTCCGGTCTGTTCGTCTCGACGAGCGAGCTCGAGGAGCTCTGCGCGCTCGCGCGCTCCGCGGGCGCGCTCGGCGCGAAGCTCACGGGCGGCGGCGGAGGCGGGTGCGTGATCGCGCTCGTGCCGCCCTCGTTCCGGAGCGATGGCACGAGAGACGAAGCGCGCGAGGCCGAGAGCGCCGCGCGGATCCTCGACGCCTGGCGAAGCGCCGAGGGCCACTACGAAGGTTTTTGTGCGCGCATCGGCGCGGGCGGGCGCTCGGAGACGCCGGGCGCCGAAGGAGGTTTGTCTTGA
- the mvaD gene encoding diphosphomevalonate decarboxylase has protein sequence MTIRAAKATAHPNIALAKYWGKRADGVNQPAVPSLSVTLAGMATTTTVAFDPALTEDTFLLGGAPADEIARGRVIKLLDRVRRAAGISARARVESGNDFPTASGLASSASGFSALALAALSAAGLDTDPTLVSDLARRISVSAARSAFGGFVELPVGSPGEGDLAAIPIAPPEHLALRVVVAVTREGPKAVGSTDGMEHTVRTSPYFPAWVASAPALCARVREAILRRDLEALGVAAEESALAMHATSIAARPGLLYWTGGTVEALEEVRRLRASGLLAYATIDAGPHVKVLTTPEDEPRVTAALAEVPGVKRTIVASPGEGARLLDRT, from the coding sequence TTGACGATTCGCGCGGCGAAAGCAACGGCGCATCCGAACATCGCGCTGGCGAAATACTGGGGCAAACGCGCGGACGGCGTGAACCAACCCGCGGTCCCGAGCCTCTCGGTGACGCTCGCGGGCATGGCCACGACGACGACCGTGGCCTTCGATCCGGCGCTCACGGAGGACACGTTCCTGCTCGGCGGCGCGCCGGCCGACGAGATCGCGCGGGGTCGCGTGATCAAACTCCTCGATCGGGTGCGTCGTGCGGCGGGGATCTCGGCACGGGCGCGCGTCGAGAGCGGCAACGATTTCCCCACGGCCTCGGGGCTCGCGTCGAGCGCGTCGGGCTTCTCGGCGCTCGCGCTCGCGGCGCTCAGCGCGGCGGGGCTCGACACGGATCCGACGCTGGTGAGTGATCTCGCGCGGCGGATCTCGGTCTCCGCGGCGCGCTCGGCGTTCGGCGGGTTCGTGGAGCTGCCGGTGGGGAGCCCCGGCGAGGGTGATCTCGCGGCGATCCCGATCGCGCCGCCGGAGCACCTGGCGCTGCGTGTCGTCGTGGCCGTGACGCGGGAAGGCCCGAAGGCCGTGGGATCGACGGACGGCATGGAGCACACGGTTCGTACGAGTCCGTACTTTCCGGCGTGGGTTGCGTCCGCGCCTGCGCTCTGCGCCCGCGTGCGCGAAGCGATCTTGCGGCGGGATCTCGAAGCGCTCGGCGTTGCGGCCGAGGAGAGCGCGCTCGCCATGCACGCGACCAGCATCGCGGCGCGGCCGGGGCTGCTCTACTGGACCGGCGGCACGGTGGAGGCGCTCGAAGAGGTGCGCAGGCTCCGCGCGAGTGGGCTGCTCGCGTACGCGACGATCGACGCAGGTCCTCACGTAAAGGTTCTGACGACGCCGGAGGACGAGCCGCGCGTGACGGCCGCACTCGCCGAGGTGCCGGGCGTCAAACGAACGATCGTTGCGTCGCCCGGTGAGGGCGCGCGGCTCCTGGATCGAACGTGA
- a CDS encoding mevalonate kinase family protein — protein MITRAPGKIVVSGAYAVLEGAPALVAAVDRYVVADASRTSELVTEEVRAAIDAGILDHAPAFDASALRAPMPDGTTRKLGLGSSAAITVASIGAVLAATIGDEVALRRAVFPLALAAHRKAQPRGSGIDVASSVFGGIVACRLAPEGALDFVPFTLPKGVVLEVFACPTAASTSALVEKVQGLRATDPATYRRLLDELTDGAQAALEAQDAAGFVQAITAQLDALAELGRAAGAPIVVDDVAELRPFARAEGASFGPSGAGGGDIALWIGRAPSSAAFRARAAARSLEPLDTRIGPPGLSVG, from the coding sequence GTGATCACGCGAGCGCCGGGCAAGATCGTCGTCTCGGGGGCGTATGCCGTCCTCGAAGGAGCGCCCGCGCTCGTCGCGGCCGTCGATCGGTACGTGGTGGCAGACGCGAGCCGCACGAGCGAGCTCGTGACGGAGGAGGTCCGCGCGGCGATCGACGCAGGCATCCTCGATCATGCGCCCGCGTTCGACGCGTCGGCCCTGCGCGCGCCGATGCCCGACGGCACGACACGCAAGCTCGGGCTCGGATCGAGCGCGGCGATCACGGTCGCTTCGATCGGCGCGGTGCTCGCGGCGACGATCGGGGACGAGGTCGCGCTGCGGCGCGCCGTCTTCCCGCTCGCGCTCGCCGCGCACCGAAAAGCCCAACCGCGCGGCAGCGGCATCGACGTCGCTTCGAGCGTGTTTGGTGGGATCGTGGCGTGCCGGCTCGCGCCTGAAGGTGCGCTCGACTTCGTGCCGTTCACGCTGCCCAAAGGCGTCGTTCTCGAGGTCTTCGCGTGCCCCACGGCAGCCTCGACGAGCGCGCTCGTCGAGAAGGTCCAGGGCCTTCGCGCGACGGATCCGGCGACGTACCGGCGCCTGCTCGACGAGCTCACGGACGGCGCGCAGGCCGCCCTCGAAGCGCAAGACGCCGCTGGCTTCGTGCAAGCGATCACGGCGCAGCTCGACGCCCTCGCGGAGCTCGGTCGCGCTGCCGGCGCTCCCATCGTGGTGGACGACGTGGCCGAGCTCCGCCCGTTCGCGCGGGCCGAAGGCGCGAGCTTCGGCCCGAGCGGCGCCGGCGGCGGCGACATCGCCCTCTGGATCGGACGGGCGCCCTCGTCCGCAGCCTTCCGCGCGCGCGCAGCCGCACGAAGCCTCGAACCCCTCGACACGCGCATCGGCCCCCCGGGGCTCTCCGTCGGTTGA
- a CDS encoding hydroxymethylglutaryl-CoA reductase, degradative — MRHFSILERRAEVARLVGLAPAELEHALRSGGLDESTADAMVENALGTLALPFGVAPGVRVNGKDYLVPMAIEEPSVIAAASNAAKRARKAGGFVAEIDPSIVIAQIEVHDVADPAGALARIEGAAAELVARANEAIGNLVARGGGARRTSVRDLGGGMIVVHVHVDCLDAMGANLVNTVAEAVGARVAELARGTLGLRILSNYCDERVARVRVRLPVEELASTRVSGLDAARGIAQASAFAERDVYRAVTHNKGIMNGVDAVVLATGNDWRAVEAGAHAYAAREGSYRPLATWRLSDDERALEGQLALPLALGIVGGALRAHPGARLALALLRVTSAAELAAVAAATGLATNLSALRALSTEGIQRGHMALHHRATGGPAERGPRTTNGSGACEPPAAGEVKLPR; from the coding sequence TTGCGCCACTTCTCCATCCTCGAACGACGCGCCGAGGTCGCGCGCCTCGTCGGCCTCGCGCCCGCGGAGCTCGAACACGCGCTTCGATCGGGCGGCCTCGACGAGTCGACCGCGGACGCGATGGTCGAGAACGCCCTCGGCACGCTGGCCTTGCCGTTCGGCGTCGCGCCGGGCGTGCGCGTGAACGGCAAGGACTACCTCGTGCCCATGGCGATCGAAGAGCCGAGCGTCATCGCCGCTGCGTCGAACGCCGCCAAGCGCGCGCGCAAGGCCGGCGGGTTCGTCGCGGAGATCGATCCCTCGATCGTCATCGCGCAGATCGAGGTGCACGACGTTGCCGATCCTGCGGGCGCGCTCGCGCGGATCGAGGGCGCGGCCGCGGAGCTCGTCGCGCGGGCGAACGAAGCGATCGGCAACCTCGTCGCGCGCGGTGGCGGCGCGCGCCGCACCTCCGTGCGTGATCTCGGCGGCGGCATGATCGTCGTCCACGTGCACGTCGATTGCCTCGACGCGATGGGCGCGAACCTCGTGAATACCGTCGCCGAGGCCGTGGGCGCGCGCGTGGCCGAGCTCGCGCGCGGGACGCTCGGCCTGCGCATTCTCTCGAACTACTGCGACGAGCGGGTCGCCCGCGTGCGCGTCCGTTTGCCCGTCGAGGAGCTCGCAAGCACGCGGGTGTCCGGGCTCGACGCGGCCCGCGGCATCGCGCAGGCCTCGGCGTTCGCCGAGCGCGACGTCTACCGCGCGGTCACGCACAACAAGGGCATCATGAACGGCGTCGACGCCGTCGTGCTCGCGACCGGCAACGACTGGCGCGCGGTCGAGGCCGGCGCGCATGCCTACGCGGCGCGCGAGGGCAGCTACCGCCCGCTCGCCACGTGGCGCCTCTCGGACGACGAGCGCGCCCTCGAAGGGCAGCTCGCGCTCCCCCTCGCGCTCGGCATCGTCGGCGGCGCCCTGCGCGCGCATCCGGGCGCCCGCCTCGCGCTCGCGCTGCTCCGCGTGACGTCCGCGGCAGAGCTCGCCGCCGTCGCGGCCGCCACGGGCCTCGCGACGAACCTGTCGGCCCTCCGGGCGCTCTCGACCGAAGGGATCCAGCGTGGCCACATGGCGCTGCACCACCGGGCGACGGGCGGGCCCGCGGAGCGTGGTCCCCGAACGACGAACGGATCCGGGGCTTGCGAGCCACCCGCCGCGGGAGAGGTTAAGCTGCCGCGCTGA
- the hisC gene encoding histidinol-phosphate transaminase, whose translation MTAPRFAHLLRPELADLAAYVPHTGDYEIRLDGNEAPPLLSSNARAGVAQALAAGGLERYPDPRATELREMIAAHVGATPDEILVGAGSDEVIALLLTTLSQPRAGADAATVLTPSPTFVMYRLSAAARGIRVLEVPLDERWDLDVAQMRAAIEAGTPNIVFLATPNNPTGNRMSEDRIRAVIEAAEGALVVLDEAYVAFAPASIAHLRHVYPNVAMLGTISKIGFAALRIGWLVGPVELVREVDKVRQPYNLPAPSQRAATFVLRELRAEIDHVVAHIVGERERIGRELRRIGFGVAPSDANFLWVETMRPAKDVFEGLAATKILVRSFHARGGRLANRLRITIGTREENDRLLEAIARLT comes from the coding sequence ATGACCGCGCCCCGCTTCGCTCACCTGCTCCGCCCCGAGCTCGCGGACCTCGCCGCGTACGTCCCGCACACGGGCGACTACGAGATCCGGCTCGACGGCAACGAGGCCCCGCCGCTGCTGTCTTCGAACGCGCGCGCCGGCGTGGCGCAGGCGCTCGCGGCGGGCGGTCTCGAGCGATATCCCGATCCACGGGCGACCGAGCTGCGCGAGATGATCGCCGCGCACGTGGGCGCCACGCCGGACGAGATCCTCGTTGGCGCAGGCTCCGACGAGGTGATCGCGCTTCTGCTCACCACGCTCTCGCAACCTCGCGCGGGCGCCGACGCGGCGACGGTCCTCACGCCGTCGCCCACGTTCGTCATGTACCGGCTCAGCGCGGCAGCGCGCGGCATCCGCGTCCTCGAGGTGCCGCTCGACGAGCGCTGGGATCTCGACGTCGCGCAGATGCGCGCGGCGATCGAGGCCGGAACGCCGAACATCGTGTTCCTCGCGACGCCGAACAACCCGACCGGAAACCGCATGTCGGAGGATCGGATCCGCGCCGTGATCGAGGCTGCCGAAGGCGCGCTCGTCGTGCTCGACGAGGCCTACGTCGCATTCGCGCCCGCGAGCATCGCGCACCTCCGCCACGTGTACCCGAACGTCGCGATGCTCGGCACGATCTCCAAGATTGGATTCGCGGCGCTGCGGATCGGCTGGCTCGTGGGGCCTGTCGAGCTTGTCCGCGAGGTCGACAAGGTGCGCCAGCCCTACAACCTCCCCGCGCCCTCGCAGCGCGCCGCCACGTTCGTCCTGCGCGAGCTCCGCGCCGAGATCGATCACGTCGTCGCGCACATCGTCGGGGAGCGCGAACGGATCGGGCGGGAGCTCAGACGGATCGGCTTCGGGGTTGCGCCAAGCGACGCGAATTTCCTTTGGGTTGAAACGATGCGGCCGGCGAAGGACGTCTTCGAGGGGCTCGCGGCGACCAAGATCCTCGTGCGGAGTTTTCACGCGCGCGGCGGGCGCCTCGCGAACCGGCTGCGCATCACGATCGGCACCCGCGAAGAGAACGACAGGTTGCTCGAAGCGATCGCGAGGTTGACATGA
- a CDS encoding tetratricopeptide repeat protein codes for MIRRRGSAAILAAAITLLGLAAGCGDPTVIRVIDGVPTQGRFISYEAYAYYARGTEAEAHGDLPLAIMLYRGAAENDAKSVEVWTRLGAASCASPDARALAGEAFTRAEELDPTYEPLARARARCAADTGHLAEALKHAAHAVALDPGQDEAVLLYASLLERAGRAADAERTLDALVIERPTSVQGWLARYELALRLHDALTAERAARALRQRAPRLATRVAAEVPALAPLAEVDAALRAGDLDAARKAARRARLPAPELAVRAAALGLPRLARDQAELVLGADPSSSSARIALAVAADLSGDTALLATALDAPKDTPTVAPSSLARLLFTDLLGRRAGRDAARAFAGSDLVSRDAPSPDPLLEAARKRVRALLAPSSKGA; via the coding sequence ATGATCCGACGCCGCGGCTCGGCAGCGATCCTCGCCGCCGCGATCACGTTGCTCGGCCTCGCGGCGGGTTGCGGGGATCCGACGGTGATCCGCGTGATCGACGGCGTGCCCACGCAGGGGCGGTTCATCTCGTACGAGGCGTACGCGTATTACGCGCGCGGCACGGAGGCCGAGGCGCACGGCGATCTGCCGCTCGCGATCATGCTCTACCGCGGCGCCGCGGAGAACGACGCGAAGAGCGTCGAGGTCTGGACGCGTCTCGGCGCGGCCTCGTGCGCGAGCCCCGACGCGCGCGCTCTCGCCGGAGAAGCCTTCACCCGCGCCGAGGAGCTCGACCCGACGTACGAGCCCCTCGCCCGCGCACGCGCGCGCTGCGCGGCCGACACGGGGCACCTCGCCGAGGCGCTGAAGCACGCCGCACACGCCGTCGCGCTCGATCCCGGACAGGACGAGGCGGTCCTGCTCTACGCCTCGCTGCTCGAACGCGCGGGGCGCGCAGCGGACGCCGAACGCACGCTCGACGCGCTCGTCATCGAGCGGCCCACCTCCGTACAGGGATGGCTCGCTCGTTACGAGCTCGCGTTGCGCCTTCACGATGCGCTGACGGCCGAGCGAGCGGCGCGCGCTTTGCGCCAGCGAGCGCCTCGCCTCGCGACGCGCGTCGCAGCCGAGGTGCCAGCGCTCGCCCCGCTCGCCGAGGTCGACGCGGCACTCCGCGCCGGCGACCTCGACGCCGCGCGAAAGGCCGCGCGTCGCGCCCGCCTGCCCGCGCCGGAGCTCGCCGTGCGTGCCGCGGCGCTTGGCCTTCCGCGCCTCGCGCGTGATCAGGCCGAGCTCGTCCTCGGCGCCGATCCCTCGTCGAGCTCCGCGCGGATCGCGCTCGCCGTCGCCGCGGATCTCTCGGGCGACACGGCCCTGCTCGCGACCGCACTCGACGCCCCGAAGGACACGCCCACCGTGGCGCCCTCCTCGCTCGCGCGCCTGCTCTTCACCGACCTGCTCGGAAGGCGTGCGGGCCGCGACGCCGCGCGCGCCTTCGCCGGATCGGACCTCGTTTCCCGCGACGCACCCTCGCCCGATCCGCTGCTCGAAGCCGCTCGCAAGCGCGTGCGTGCACTGCTCGCGCCTTCGAGCAAGGGCGCGTAG